From a region of the Bermanella marisrubri genome:
- the phoU gene encoding phosphate signaling complex protein PhoU yields MDLDQDAYTHHISQQFNDELEQAKNHLLEMGGLVERQVGDAIKALIDADSELGDRVQKKDDQVNRMEIEIDEECTRIIARRQPAASDLRLVIATSKAVSDLERIGDESAKIGRLAMKLCEEGEAPRGYVEIRHIGDRVRRMTQEALTAFARLDVDTALNVAREDKDVDREYESAMRELVTYMMEDPRSIKRVMNIIWSLRSLERIGDHARNIAENVIYLVKGTDVRHISIDEMQRQVQDD; encoded by the coding sequence ATGGACTTAGACCAGGATGCTTATACGCATCATATCAGTCAGCAATTTAATGATGAATTAGAGCAAGCAAAGAACCATTTATTAGAAATGGGTGGATTGGTGGAGCGCCAAGTAGGTGATGCGATCAAAGCCCTAATTGATGCGGACAGTGAACTCGGTGATCGTGTACAGAAAAAAGACGATCAAGTTAACCGCATGGAAATTGAAATTGACGAAGAATGTACTCGCATCATTGCGCGTCGTCAGCCGGCTGCGTCGGATCTTCGTCTTGTAATTGCTACCAGCAAAGCGGTGAGTGACTTAGAACGCATTGGCGACGAGAGCGCTAAAATCGGCCGCTTGGCTATGAAACTATGTGAAGAAGGTGAAGCTCCGCGAGGCTATGTGGAAATTCGTCACATTGGTGATCGTGTACGTCGTATGACACAAGAGGCATTAACCGCGTTTGCGCGTCTTGATGTGGATACCGCACTGAACGTTGCCCGCGAAGATAAAGACGTGGACCGAGAGTATGAGAGCGCCATGCGAGAGCTGGTGACCTACATGATGGAAGACCCGCGCTCAATTAAGCGCGTAATGAACATCATTTGGTCTTTGCGTTCACTAGAGCGTATTGGCGACCATGCCCGCAATATCGCGGAAAATGTGATTTACCTAGTGAAGGGTACAGATGTTCGCCATATCAGTATTGATGAGATGCAGCGCCAGGTTCAAGACGACTAA
- a CDS encoding DUF3392 family protein: MDSLLIDASQWLRPYSSNMAVAFVATLLVIYGDTINRTLRVIVKPYPMALRVGAFILLCTLGYGAITVWGSGQVAQLMYKIPDVYFALVVVLSFIILGILAERYQK, translated from the coding sequence ATGGACAGTTTACTAATCGATGCCAGCCAATGGTTGCGGCCTTATAGTTCAAATATGGCCGTAGCCTTTGTTGCAACACTTTTGGTGATATACGGCGATACCATTAATCGTACACTTCGTGTCATTGTTAAGCCTTACCCCATGGCGTTAAGAGTTGGCGCATTCATTTTATTGTGTACGCTTGGCTATGGTGCCATTACAGTGTGGGGCTCTGGGCAGGTAGCGCAGCTTATGTATAAAATACCTGATGTTTATTTTGCTCTCGTCGTTGTGTTATCGTTCATTATTTTGGGAATCTTGGCGGAGCGTTATCAAAAATAA
- a CDS encoding S1/P1 nuclease: MIRRIKLCSLLWLLSISSTVWSYGDLGHKMVAAAAWPQLTPYAKHQIESILGFGREKFVNASVWADHIKSDQRFNHLKPLHYVNLPKGSTQYKQQRDCPEGQCIVQAIYDFSEYARSGSEREQAMAVRMLIHLIADIHQPLHAGYKEDRGGNWFEVKYQDYTLSLHKLWDHQLVERFHENWQQGSTELLKDMPKATLYSPEKWAEISHALVERSVYETQENRLVSEAYLEMADDVTHRQLQLASWRLAMWLNQLW, translated from the coding sequence ATGATAAGAAGAATCAAACTTTGTAGCCTGCTGTGGCTACTTTCTATTTCGTCTACAGTTTGGAGCTACGGCGATTTGGGCCACAAAATGGTGGCAGCCGCAGCCTGGCCGCAACTAACGCCTTATGCCAAACACCAAATCGAAAGCATCCTTGGTTTTGGCCGAGAAAAGTTTGTAAATGCTTCAGTTTGGGCGGATCACATTAAAAGTGATCAGCGCTTTAATCATCTTAAACCTCTGCATTATGTGAATTTGCCGAAGGGTTCTACGCAGTATAAACAACAGCGCGACTGTCCAGAAGGCCAATGCATTGTGCAAGCAATTTATGACTTTAGTGAATATGCTCGTTCAGGTTCAGAACGAGAGCAAGCGATGGCAGTACGTATGCTAATCCATCTTATCGCTGATATTCATCAACCTTTGCATGCAGGGTACAAAGAAGATCGTGGAGGGAATTGGTTTGAAGTGAAATACCAAGATTATACTTTGAGCTTACACAAACTATGGGATCATCAACTGGTAGAACGCTTCCATGAAAACTGGCAGCAAGGCAGTACCGAGCTTTTAAAGGATATGCCTAAAGCGACGTTATATAGTCCCGAGAAATGGGCAGAAATCAGTCATGCGTTAGTTGAGCGTTCGGTGTACGAAACACAAGAGAACAGGCTAGTGTCTGAAGCGTATTTAGAAATGGCTGATGATGTAACGCATCGTCAATTGCAGTTAGCGTCATGGCGACTTGCAATGTGGTTGAATCAGCTTTGGTGA